ATCTGGAGGAAGTCCTCCAGCGGGCCGCTGATGCCGGTGTGGCGGCGGTCATCTGCGTGGGATTGGACCTGCCCACCTCGCGGCAGGCCGTTGCCATTGCGGAGCGATACCCGCAGGTCTGGGCCGCGGTGGGTGTGCATCCCCACGATGCCAGAGACGCCCCGCCGGAGATACTAAAGCGACTGGAGTCCCTGGCGGTCCACCACAAGGTAGTGGCCATCGGCGAGACCGGGCTGGACTACTACCGCGACCTGAGTCCCCGGGCAGTACAGCGGGCATTATTCCAGGGGCAGCTGGAGCTGGCGCGTTCACTGGGGCTGCCGGTTATTGTGCACAACCGCCGGGCCGATGACGACATTTTAGCAACGATTAACACGGTGGGGTATCCACAAGGGGTTCTGCACTGTTTCTCCTCCAGTCCGGAATTTGCCCGCCAGGCCATCGAGTTGGGTCTGTACATTTCCTTTACCGGGACGGTGACTTTCGGGAAGAGCCGGAACGCGGCGGTTCTGGAGCAGATTGGCCTGGAGCGAGTGATGGTAGAGACCGACAGCCCCTACCTGGCGCCGGTGCCGCACCGGGGCAAGACCAACGAGCCGGCTTTCGTGCGGCTGGTGGCGGAGAGGGTAGCCGCGATCTGTGGGCTGCCCCTTGAGGAGGTGGCGCGCATCACGACAGCTAACGCTAAGCGGTTGTTCAGCAGGCTGAATGTCAGCAGCGGCTAAACTGTTCTCACCTCCCCCGGCCCGCAAGCGCTGGCCCCGCTATCAGCGGGACGAGCCGCGACCCAGACGGCGCTGGGGGCAGCACTTCCTGGTTGACCCCAACCTCATCCGCAAGGTCGTGGCAACCATCGATCCGCAGCCGGAGGACACGTTCCTGGAGATAGGTCCCGGCCACGGGGAGCTGACCCTGCCGCTGGCTGAGCGAGCCGGCTCGGTGACGGCGGTGGAGATAGACCCCCTGCTGGTGGAGCCGCTCCGGGCGCTGGCCCCCTCCAACGTAACGATCATTCAGGACGACATCCTGGAGGTGGACCTGGAGGAGCTCCTGCCGACCGGGAGCCGGGTCTATGGCAGCCTTCCCTACAACATTACCTCGCCGCTGCTGTTCCGGCTGCTGGAGCACCGGGGGCGGTGGCGGGACGCGCACTTTATCGTGCAGAAGGAAGTGGCCGAGCGGATGACGGCTGCCCCCGGAGGTAAGGTCTACGGGCGGCTGTCGGTGATGGTCCAGGCGCAGGCCAGCGTGCGGCGCTGCTTCAATCTGCCCGCCAGCGTCTTCCGGCCTCGGCCGAGGGTGGACTCGACTCTGGTGCGCCTGGAGCCGCAGCAGGAGCACGGAGCTATTGCCGATGAGGAGCTGTTTGCGCAGGTAGTGCGGCTGGCTTTCGGGCAGCGCCGCAAGAAGCTGGCCAATGCGTTGAAGTCACTGGAGGCCGGGGAACTGCTGGCAGAGCTGGGGCTGGCGGATTTGAGGGCGGAGGAGGTGGCGGTGGCAGGTTATCTGGAGATTGTAAGGGAGTTATTGGCCTAACGGACTGGAGCTGGGCGGCCCGCCCCGTACCCCTCAATCATAGACCAGGAATCTCACGCAGCGAGCTTGCGATACTACTCTTTCTTTTCCCGGGCCAGAATTGATACCCGCCA
The DNA window shown above is from Candidatus Neomarinimicrobiota bacterium and carries:
- the rsmA gene encoding 16S rRNA (adenine(1518)-N(6)/adenine(1519)-N(6))-dimethyltransferase RsmA; the protein is MSAAAKLFSPPPARKRWPRYQRDEPRPRRRWGQHFLVDPNLIRKVVATIDPQPEDTFLEIGPGHGELTLPLAERAGSVTAVEIDPLLVEPLRALAPSNVTIIQDDILEVDLEELLPTGSRVYGSLPYNITSPLLFRLLEHRGRWRDAHFIVQKEVAERMTAAPGGKVYGRLSVMVQAQASVRRCFNLPASVFRPRPRVDSTLVRLEPQQEHGAIADEELFAQVVRLAFGQRRKKLANALKSLEAGELLAELGLADLRAEEVAVAGYLEIVRELLA
- a CDS encoding TatD family hydrolase translates to MHLIDTHAHLFAEDYQDNLEEVLQRAADAGVAAVICVGLDLPTSRQAVAIAERYPQVWAAVGVHPHDARDAPPEILKRLESLAVHHKVVAIGETGLDYYRDLSPRAVQRALFQGQLELARSLGLPVIVHNRRADDDILATINTVGYPQGVLHCFSSSPEFARQAIELGLYISFTGTVTFGKSRNAAVLEQIGLERVMVETDSPYLAPVPHRGKTNEPAFVRLVAERVAAICGLPLEEVARITTANAKRLFSRLNVSSG